In Citrus sinensis cultivar Valencia sweet orange chromosome 4, DVS_A1.0, whole genome shotgun sequence, one DNA window encodes the following:
- the LOC102610803 gene encoding uncharacterized protein LOC102610803, whose amino-acid sequence MLGGRFSLFGGGGGGGGGGGGGGSKSNKVANNSKNDGVLPTLKLQTDKNVYTPGDTVFVTVEICNPLSSGDNAVLSSLLIESLSFEIKGIQKLDSQWFATQKPLPGSKQRRGEFAFLDISASKLISNQIVSSDATKSYVIRTELPSIIPPSYRGTTIRYLYYVKSTLSARWLILENGLAQRESKRDLTQVEARLPLQIWVTQKGNGLLTEENQNDGIVPATTIQMDIYWKEMDGDSEWSRANDIYDGVEEGYESSRDEISSVSSYNPSKENLLKTFGSSLSLQSSTARSSTKDIPAFEGELMRLSSNVALPQLSAAEVLYDSSADVISPNKSAAVVSPSQQQKLTKPADDITGASPSPQAGVVEPAASEGFIRGRSYNIRMDDQVLLRFSPKNSESTYYFSDMIGGTLTFFHEEGARRCLEVLITLETSETINRWFVHPSRRNSPTITKIQSDHHEVVADLVQTSFLFSIPMDGPMSFSTPYVSVQWALRFEFLTTPKHVQWTRYEHPLLIEGRDKSEWVLPITVHAPPSGAPAGHNRNDKHFSLEPLWVRT is encoded by the exons ATGTTGGGGGGTAGGTTCTCATTATTCGGTGGCGGcggtggaggtggaggtggaggtggaggtggCGGATCTAAGTCGAACAAGGTAGCGAATAATTCCAAAAACGATGGAGTTCTGCCGACGCTTAAGCTACAGACGGATAAAAACGTGTACACTCCAGGCGACACCGTTTTCGTGACCGTCGAGATCTGCAATCCTTTAAGTAGCGGCGATAATGCTGTTTTGTCTTCGCTGTTGATTGAAAGCCTTTCGTTTGAAATTAAAGGGATTCAGAAATTGGATTCTCAATGGTTCGCTACTCAGAAGCCGCTCCCCGGATCCAAACAAAGAAGAG gtGAATTTGCTTTTCTGGATATTTCAGCATCAAAATTGATCTCGAATCAGATTGTGTCCTCTGATGCTACAAAATCAT ATGTGATCCGAACTGAGTTACCTAGCATTATACCACCTTCTTACCGGGGTACCACCATTCGCTATTTGTACTATGTTAAGAGTACATTATCTGCACGATGGCTGATACTTGAAAATGGTCTTGCCCAGAGAGAGTCCAAAAGAGATCTTACTCAAGTG GAAGCTCGTTTACCATTACAAATATGGGTCACCCAGAAAGGCAATGGGTTACTTAcagaagaaaatcaaaatgatg GAATTGTTCCTGCCACTACAATCCAAATGGACATATATTGGAAAGAGATGGATGGAGACTCTGAATGG TCTAGAGCAAATGATATATATGACGGGGTTGAGGAGGGGTATGAGAGTTCCAGGGATGAAATCTCATCTGTTTCGTCGTACAACCCCAGCAAAGAAAATTTACTCAAAACCTTTGGAAGTTCATTATCGTTGCAATCATCTACTGCAAGGTCTTCAACTAAGGATATTCCAGCTTTTGAAGGAGAACTTATGAGGTTATCTTCAAATGTAGCACTTCCTCAGCTATCTGCTGCAGAAGTTCTGTATGATTCTAGTGCAG ATGTTATATCACCTAACAAATCGGCCGCCGTTGTGTCTCCAAGCCAGCAGCAGAAGCTTACAAAACCTGCGGATGATATAACAGGGGCGTCGCCTTCACCTCAGGCGGGAGTCGTCGAACCTGCAGCAT CAGAAGGTTTTATTCGAGGAAGGTCTTACAATATTAGGATGGATGACCAAGTTCTGCTAAGATTTTCTCCAAAAAATTCAGAATCAACTTATTACTTCAGTGATATG ATAGGTGGTACTCTTACTTTCTTTCATGAAGAAGGAGCCAGGAGGTGCCTTGAG gTTTTGATAACATTGGAGACTTCAGAGACCATAAACCGGTGGTTCGTACATCCTTCTCGTAGAAATTCCCCAACAATCACAAAG ATTCAGAGTGATCACCATGAAGTTGTTGCAGATTTGGTGCAGACaagctttcttttttctattcCCATGGATGGGCCAATGTCCTTTTCTACACCTTATGTCTCTGTGCAATGGGCCCTGCGGTTTGAATTTCTCACCACTCCAAAGCATGTACAATGGACAAG ATATGAGCATCCACTTCTTATAGAGGGCAGAGACAAAAGCGAGTGGGTTCTTCCTATAACCGTGCACGCCCCTCCTTCTGGAGCTCCAGCTGGTCACAACCGAAATGACAAGCATTTTTCTTTGGAACCCTTGTGGGTCCGTACTTGA
- the LOC102610503 gene encoding nucleolin 2 isoform X1 — MGKSSKKSAAKVDAAPVVATPTKSAKKGGKREAEDAIEKLVSAKKQKVNDGVAQAVKKAKVEAKTQKKNKNDETSSSSSEEDSSDSEEEQKVKAVVTNKGGKAAKPPVKESSSEEEDSSSDEEPPKKQPVAAKNGAVAATAKKSKPDSSSSDSSDDDSDEDEVPTSIKKLPVAAAKNGPSAPQKKKDDSSDSSDEESDESSDEDDKSTKAIPQPKKLPASTAKKGTVAATKKSTGSSDDDSSSSEDSSESEEDNGAPAKVTSEAKKLPAVKNVPAPAAKKKTESSDSSDEESEDSSDEDEEPTHVTKATPVKKLSAVVTKNKVESSSSSDESESEEEKPPAKMDVDSSSEEESSDEEPQKKKDVKPNTKALKKESSSDEEDSDDEDEGEEEEASKTPKKNVTDVKMVDAESGKKAAQTPFTPQSGGSKTLFVGNLPFSVEQADVQNFFSEVAEVVDVRLSSDADGRFKGYGHVEFASVEDAHKAIELNGQMLGNRAIRLDFARERGAYTPYSGGNESNSFQKGGRGQAAHTIFIKGFDSSVGEDQVRASLEEHFGSCGEITRISVPKDYDTGSVKGIAYLDFTDADSFNKALEMSGTEIGGYSLVVDEAKQRGDFGSGGGRSGGRGGRSGGRDFGRSGGRDGGRFGGRGRGGRDGGRGGRGRGRGTPNRPSLAAAGTGKKTTFGDD; from the exons ATGGGCAAGTCTAGCAAGAAATCTGCCGCCAAA GTTGATGCAGCTCCTGTTGTAGCCACTCCTACAAAGTCTGCTAAGAAAG gTGGTAAGAGAGAAGCTGAAGATGCCATAGAGAAGCTAGTGAGTGCAAAGAAGCAGAAAGTAAATGATGGGGTAGCACAGGCTGTTAAGAAGGCGAAGGTTGAAGCTAAGACTcagaagaaaaacaagaacGATGAAACCAGTAGTAGTAGTTCAGAGGAGGATTCTTCAGATTCTGAGGAAGAACAGAAG GTTAAAGCTGTTGTGACTAATAAGGGAGGAAAAGCAGCAAAACCCCCTGTTAAAGAGTCTAGTAGTGAAGAGGAGGATTCATCTTCTGATGAA GAACCACCAAAGAAGCAGCCAGTAGCTGCAAAGAATGGCGCTGTTGCTGCCACTGCTAAGAAAAGCAAGCCTGACAGCAGCAGCTCTGATTCATCTGATGATGATTCTGATGAGGATGAG GTTCCTACATCAATCAAAAAGTTGCCAGTTGCTGCAGCTAAGAATGGCCCTTCTGCTCCtcagaagaagaaagatgatTCCAGTGACAGTTCTGACGAGGAATCAGATGAAAGCTCAGATGAGGAT GACAAATCGACAAAAGCAATTCCTCAACCTAAGAAATTGCCAGCTTCTACTGCAAAGAAAGGCACTGTTGCTGCTACTAAGAAATCAACTGGTAGTTCAGATGATGATTCCTCAAGCTCTGAAGATTCTTCAGAGTCAGAGGAGGATAAT ggagctcctgcaaaagtaacttCTGAAGCCAAGAAATTGCCAGCTGTAAAGAATGTTCCTGCTCCTGCTGCCAAGAAGAAAACTGAATCAAGTGATAGCTCTGATGAGGAAAGTGAAGATTCTAGTGATGAGGATGAG GAACCAACTCATGTCACAAAAGCGACTCCGGTGAAAAAATTATCTGCTGTGGTTACCAAAAACAAGGTGGAGTCTAGCAGCTCCTCTGATGAAAGTGAGTCAGAGGAAGAAAAG CCACCGGCAAAGATGGATGTTGACAGTAGTTCCGAGGAAGAAAGTAGTGACGAAGAgcctcaaaagaaaaag GATGTTAAACCTAATACTAAAGctctaaaaaaagaaagcagtAGTGATGAGGAAGATTCAGATGATGAGGATGAAGGTGAAGAGGAAGAGGCTTCCAAGACTCCGAAGAAAAAT GTCACTGATGTGAAAATGGTTGATGCTGAGTCTGGGAAGAAAGCT GCCCAAACTCCCTTCACTCCTCAGTCAGGAGGTTCAAAGACTCTTTTTGTTGGCAATCTACCTTTTTCTGTGGAACAAGCTGATGT GCAAAATTTCTTTAGTGAAGTTGCTGAGGTTGTTGATGTCCGTCTATCTTCAGATGCGGATGGGAGATTTAAGGGCTATGGACATGTTGAGTTTGCCTCTGTAGAGGATGCACATAAG GCTATTGAGTTGAATGGTCAAATGTTGGGTAATCGTGCTATTAGACTTGATTTTGCTCGTGAAAGAGGTGCTTACACTCCATACAGCGGCGG CAATGAAAGCAACTCATTCCAGAAGGGAGGGAGAGGTCAGGCTGCCcacacaatatttattaaggGTTTTGATTCGTCGGTTGGAGAAGACCAg GTTAGGGCTTCCCTGGAAGAACATTTTGGTTCTTGTGGAGAGATAACAAGGATTTCTGTTCCTAAAGATTATGATACTGGTTCTGTTAAAGG GATTGCTTACTTGGACTTCACGGATGCTGATAGTTTCAACAAAGCTTTAGAAATGAGTGGTACTGAAATCGGCGGTTATTCTTTGGTCGTGGATGAAGCAAAACAAAGAGGTGATTTTGGTAGTGGTGGTGGGAGAAGTGGTGGCCGAGGTGGAAGAAGTGGTGGCAGAGATTTTGGGAGAAGTGGTGGCAGAGATGGGGGTCGATTTGGTGGTCGAGGACGTGGTGGAAGAGACGGTGGTCGTGGTGGACGTGGACGTGGACGGGGAACACCTAATAGACCTAGCTTGGCTGCAGCTGGCACTg GGAAGAAGACAACTTTTGGTGACGACTGA
- the LOC102610503 gene encoding nucleolin 2 isoform X2, which translates to MGKSSKKSAAKVDAAPVVATPTKSAKKGGKREAEDAIEKLVSAKKQKVNDGVAQAVKKAKVEAKTQKKNKNDETSSSSSEEDSSDSEEEQKVKAVVTNKGGKAAKPPVKESSSEEEDSSSDEEPPKKQPVAAKNGAVAATAKKSKPDSSSSDSSDDDSDEDEVPTSIKKLPVAAAKNGPSAPQKKKDDSSDSSDEESDESSDEDDKSTKAIPQPKKLPASTAKKGTVAATKKSTGSSDDDSSSSEDSSESEEDNGAPAKVTSEAKKLPAVKNVPAPAAKKKTESSDSSDEESEDSSDEDEEPTHVTKATPVKKLSAVVTKNKVESSSSSDESESEEEKPPAKMDVDSSSEEESSDEEPQKKKDVKPNTKALKKESSSDEEDSDDEDEGEEEEASKTPKKNAQTPFTPQSGGSKTLFVGNLPFSVEQADVQNFFSEVAEVVDVRLSSDADGRFKGYGHVEFASVEDAHKAIELNGQMLGNRAIRLDFARERGAYTPYSGGNESNSFQKGGRGQAAHTIFIKGFDSSVGEDQVRASLEEHFGSCGEITRISVPKDYDTGSVKGIAYLDFTDADSFNKALEMSGTEIGGYSLVVDEAKQRGDFGSGGGRSGGRGGRSGGRDFGRSGGRDGGRFGGRGRGGRDGGRGGRGRGRGTPNRPSLAAAGTGKKTTFGDD; encoded by the exons ATGGGCAAGTCTAGCAAGAAATCTGCCGCCAAA GTTGATGCAGCTCCTGTTGTAGCCACTCCTACAAAGTCTGCTAAGAAAG gTGGTAAGAGAGAAGCTGAAGATGCCATAGAGAAGCTAGTGAGTGCAAAGAAGCAGAAAGTAAATGATGGGGTAGCACAGGCTGTTAAGAAGGCGAAGGTTGAAGCTAAGACTcagaagaaaaacaagaacGATGAAACCAGTAGTAGTAGTTCAGAGGAGGATTCTTCAGATTCTGAGGAAGAACAGAAG GTTAAAGCTGTTGTGACTAATAAGGGAGGAAAAGCAGCAAAACCCCCTGTTAAAGAGTCTAGTAGTGAAGAGGAGGATTCATCTTCTGATGAA GAACCACCAAAGAAGCAGCCAGTAGCTGCAAAGAATGGCGCTGTTGCTGCCACTGCTAAGAAAAGCAAGCCTGACAGCAGCAGCTCTGATTCATCTGATGATGATTCTGATGAGGATGAG GTTCCTACATCAATCAAAAAGTTGCCAGTTGCTGCAGCTAAGAATGGCCCTTCTGCTCCtcagaagaagaaagatgatTCCAGTGACAGTTCTGACGAGGAATCAGATGAAAGCTCAGATGAGGAT GACAAATCGACAAAAGCAATTCCTCAACCTAAGAAATTGCCAGCTTCTACTGCAAAGAAAGGCACTGTTGCTGCTACTAAGAAATCAACTGGTAGTTCAGATGATGATTCCTCAAGCTCTGAAGATTCTTCAGAGTCAGAGGAGGATAAT ggagctcctgcaaaagtaacttCTGAAGCCAAGAAATTGCCAGCTGTAAAGAATGTTCCTGCTCCTGCTGCCAAGAAGAAAACTGAATCAAGTGATAGCTCTGATGAGGAAAGTGAAGATTCTAGTGATGAGGATGAG GAACCAACTCATGTCACAAAAGCGACTCCGGTGAAAAAATTATCTGCTGTGGTTACCAAAAACAAGGTGGAGTCTAGCAGCTCCTCTGATGAAAGTGAGTCAGAGGAAGAAAAG CCACCGGCAAAGATGGATGTTGACAGTAGTTCCGAGGAAGAAAGTAGTGACGAAGAgcctcaaaagaaaaag GATGTTAAACCTAATACTAAAGctctaaaaaaagaaagcagtAGTGATGAGGAAGATTCAGATGATGAGGATGAAGGTGAAGAGGAAGAGGCTTCCAAGACTCCGAAGAAAAAT GCCCAAACTCCCTTCACTCCTCAGTCAGGAGGTTCAAAGACTCTTTTTGTTGGCAATCTACCTTTTTCTGTGGAACAAGCTGATGT GCAAAATTTCTTTAGTGAAGTTGCTGAGGTTGTTGATGTCCGTCTATCTTCAGATGCGGATGGGAGATTTAAGGGCTATGGACATGTTGAGTTTGCCTCTGTAGAGGATGCACATAAG GCTATTGAGTTGAATGGTCAAATGTTGGGTAATCGTGCTATTAGACTTGATTTTGCTCGTGAAAGAGGTGCTTACACTCCATACAGCGGCGG CAATGAAAGCAACTCATTCCAGAAGGGAGGGAGAGGTCAGGCTGCCcacacaatatttattaaggGTTTTGATTCGTCGGTTGGAGAAGACCAg GTTAGGGCTTCCCTGGAAGAACATTTTGGTTCTTGTGGAGAGATAACAAGGATTTCTGTTCCTAAAGATTATGATACTGGTTCTGTTAAAGG GATTGCTTACTTGGACTTCACGGATGCTGATAGTTTCAACAAAGCTTTAGAAATGAGTGGTACTGAAATCGGCGGTTATTCTTTGGTCGTGGATGAAGCAAAACAAAGAGGTGATTTTGGTAGTGGTGGTGGGAGAAGTGGTGGCCGAGGTGGAAGAAGTGGTGGCAGAGATTTTGGGAGAAGTGGTGGCAGAGATGGGGGTCGATTTGGTGGTCGAGGACGTGGTGGAAGAGACGGTGGTCGTGGTGGACGTGGACGTGGACGGGGAACACCTAATAGACCTAGCTTGGCTGCAGCTGGCACTg GGAAGAAGACAACTTTTGGTGACGACTGA
- the LOC102610193 gene encoding endoglucanase 5, producing MRSLSFCIFIFLVAFKAAADAAEYNYAEALDKTFLFFEAQRSGKLPENQRVKWRGDSGLKDGSLQGVDLVGGYYDAGDHVKFGLPAAFTVTMLAWGTIEYRKEITELNQMGHALWAIRWGTDYFMKAHTQPNVLWAQVGDGDSDHYCWERAEDMTTPREAFKLDQYHPGSDLAGETAAALAASAIAFKPYNSSYSELLLLHARQLFSFADRFRGLYDDSIKCAKQFYTSSGYSDDLLWAATWLYRATNEECYLKYVVDNAEYMGGTGWAVKEFSWDNKYAGVQILLSKVLMEGRGGAYTATLKQYKAKADYFACACVQKNAGYNVHLTPGGLMYVREWNNMQYASAAAFLLSVYYDYLSAANAKLNCPDGQIQPQQLFDFAKSQADYILGKNPNSMSYLVGYGPKYPVHVHHRGSSIASVYNLHSPVGCVQGFETWYRRNEGNPNVLHGALVGGPDQNDKFTEDRSNYEQTEPTLTACAPLVGLFSKLQGSSKTSGYHRKESGNYPKESTVPHQTTLTSNNQETAGPNSNTENPVEFLHSIASTWNVGETTYYKHKVIIKNTSQKPITDLKLTIENLSGSLWGLSPTSENRTYQLPPWLKVLKPGSQCTFVYVQGGPQAKVSVLSYN from the exons ATGAGGAGCTTAAGCTTTTGTATATTCATCTTTCTAGTTGCTTTCAAGGCAGCAGCCGATGCCGCGGAATACAACTACGCCGAAGCCCTTGACAAGACCTTTCTGTTCTTCGAGGCGCAAAGGTCCGGGAAACTACCGGAGAACCAGAGAGTTAAGTGGCGAGGAGACTCCGGTCTCAAGGACGGGTCTCTTCAAGGA GTGGATTTGGTGGGAGGATATTATGATGCTGGAGATCATGTAAAGTTTGGACTGCCAGCAGCATTTACCGTTACAATGCTTGCATGGGGAACCATTGAGTACAGAAAAGAGATCACAGAATTAAACCAAATGGGTCACGCTCTGTGGGCCATCAGATGGGGAACGGACTATTTCATGAAAGCACATACTCAGCCTAATGTTCTTTGGGCACAG GTAGGTGATGGGGATTCTGATCACTATTGCTGGGAACGTGCTGAAGACATGACAACTCCAAGGGAAGCTTTTAAACTTGATCAGTATCACCCTGGCTCAGACCTTGCTGGTGAAACTGCTGCTGCTTTAGCTGCTTCTGCCATTGCTTTTAAGCCCTACAACTCTTCCTATTCTGAACTTCTCCTGCTCCATGCTAGACAG CTTTTCTCGTTCGCTGATCGATTTAGAGGCTTGTACGATGATTCCATCAAGTGTGCCAAGCAGTTCTATACTTCATCCGGTTATTCA GATGACTTATTATGGGCTGCAACCTGGCTGTACCGAGCAACTAATGAAGAGTGCTACTTGAAATATGTCGTCGATAATGCCGAATACATGGGTGGAACTGGATGGGCTGTCAAAGAATTCTCCTGGGACAACAAATATGCTGGTGTTCAAATCCTTCTCTCAAAG GTTTTGATGGAGGGACGCGGCGGTGCATATACTGCTACCCTAAAGCAGTATAAGGCCAAAGCAGATTACTTTGCCTGTGCCTGTGTGCAAAAGAATGCCGGTTACAATGTACACTTAACTCCTG GGGGCCTAATGTATGTGCGCGAATGGAACAACATGCAATATGCATCTGCTGCTGCATTTCTTCTCTCTGTGTACTATGATTATCTCTCTGCTGCAAATGCCAAGCTCAATTGTCCGGATGGCCAAATCCAACCTCAGCAGCTCTTCGATTTTGCAAAGTCACAG GCTGATTACATTCTTGGTAAAAATCCCAACTCAATGAGCTACTTGGTTGGATACGGACCAAAATACCCAGTTCATGTTCACCATAGGGGCTCTTCTATTGCTTCTGTGTACAATCTCCACTCCCCAGTTGGATGTGTGCAAGGATTTGAGACATGGTACCGTCGCAATGAAGGAAATCCCAACGTCTTACACGGAGCCCTTGTGGGAGGTCCTGATCAGAACGATAAGTTCACCGAGGACCGTTCCAATTACGAACAAACTGAACCTACACTTACCGCCTGTGCTCCTCTCGTTGGCCTGTTTTCAAAGCTACAGGGTTCATCTAAAACTTCAG GATACCATCGTAAAGAATCAGGAAACTATCCCAAAGAATCAACGGTACCCCATCAAACAACACTAA CTTCCAACAATCAAGAAACAGCAGGACCAAACTCGAACACAG AAAACCCAGTTGAGTTCCTTCACTCGATAGCATCAACATGGAATGTTGGTGAGACGACGTATTACAAGCACAAGGTCATAATCAAGAACACATCTCAAAAGCCAATTACAGACCTCAAGCTCACAATCGAAAATCTCTCAGGATCTCTATGGGGTCTCTCTCCGACTTCAGAAAACAGAACTTATCAACTTCCTCCGTGGCTTAAAGTCTTAAAACCGGGGTCACAATGCACTTTTGTTTACGTTCAAGGAGGTCCCCAAGCTAAGGTTTCCGTTTTGAGCTACAACTGA